A segment of the Malaclemys terrapin pileata isolate rMalTer1 chromosome 1, rMalTer1.hap1, whole genome shotgun sequence genome:
GTCTCTCCCTGAATACCTGCctcggggctgctgctgctgcagtggtcCCGTTCATATTCCTCCTGAGCCCTCTGCATTTTCCGCTTCTTCATCTTCCTCTTGTGGACGTGGAAGGTGGTGAGGGAGAGGAGGATCAGGCAGAAGATGAGGGTGACCAGAACGATTAAAACCAGAGTGGAAGAGAAGGACTGAAAGAGCTGCCCCACCTGCGCGATGCAGGTGCTGCTGGCGTTGGATGAGGCAGATGTCCTGTTCAAGAGACAAGGTGGCAGAGACAGCCTCAACTCCTTGGAGAGCTTGGCACTCATTGAGGAGGCTTAAGAAGATGAGGATCTTCCTCTTCTCCCTGCAGATGCTTGAATTTGAATTGGTTCCGGGCTGGGGGTTTGCACTGGCTGGAAATGCGCTGGACGCGGCTGGCTCTCTGGAGATGTCAGATGAAAGATCAAGCCTGCAAAGGGACCCAGAGGAATCAGTGTTCGGGACCCAAATCAAGAAACACACAATTTACCGGCTGCCACCAAAgcctcccaccctccttccagCCCCAACAGGGTACAAAGTCGTCTAAACTCCGGCACACTGGGGGATGCTGCCTGATTGACAAACCACGCGCATTACAGAGAGTTCCCAACCCAACCCAGCGCCCCTGAAATagaccagccccagcccactgGTTAGACGGCTCGAGATGTCTTCAGCCCTGCCAGCCCGAAGCGATGCTGGCCATGCCCTAAGACGGGGGGAGCGATGCACCAATGCGGCGGCACCTGATCGGCTCCAGTTACTCCGCACAGGGGGCAGCTTTGCCGGGCATTTCCCAACAAGTTCCCAATGACACCAGCCGCCGCCGCGGGAGCCCCGGTGTCCCCGGCGCGCTGCCCAGCCCGCCCCAGAGGCAGGCGGCACCCGAAGTTGGGGCTCCGGCGGCGGCTGGTTCTTCACGCGCCTCTGGCTAGAGCAGAACGCGGGCCCCGACGGGCTGCCCCGGGCCCTGCTGCCGGGCACGGGCGGGGGCACGCGCCTTACCTGGGCTGCCACTGGCTGGAGGGAGCCCCCGGCCGCGCGCTCGCCGAGGCTGCAGAAGGCGCCGAATGAAGCGGGcagagccggagccggagccggcgCCGCTTCAGGGAGCTCAGCGCGCAGCCTATCGCCAGCCCGGCCGGTGACGTCAGGCAGCCAGTGCCGGCTCCGCTCCCCCGCGGCTcggctgggcggagaggggcagccCCGAGCgggcaccccgcccccccacggcCGATACCCCCCACTTACCTAGccatcccgccccgccccccacaggccAGTTCCCCCCACCTATgtacccccccatccatccccccacggGCCGATACCCCCCCACCTACCtacccccccgtcccccccaggcCGATACCCCCCACTTACctacccaccccgcccccccaggccgATACCCCCCACTTACCTAGccatcccgccccgccccccacaggccaattccccccacctatgtacccccccatccatccccccacggGCCGATCCCCCCCACCTACCTAcccaccccgtccccccaggCCGATACCCCCCACTTACctacccaccccgcccccccaggccgATACCCTCCACTTACCTAGccatcccgccccgccccccacaggccAATTCCCCCCACCTATGTACCCCCTCATCCATCCCCCCACGGGCCGATCCCCCCCACCTACctacccaccccgcccccccaggccgATACCCCCCACTTACCTAGccatcccgccccgccccccacaggccAATTCCCCCCACCTATGTACCCCCTCATCCATCCCCCCACGGGCCGATACCCCCCACCTACctacccaccccgcccccccaggccgATACCCCCCACTTACCTAGccatcccgccccgccccccacaggccAATTCCCCCCACCTATGTACCCcctcatccatccccccacaggccaattccccccacctacctacccaccccgcccccccaggccgATACCCCCCACTTACCTAGccatcccgccccgccccccacaggccAATTCCCCCCACCTATGTACCCCCTCATCCATCCCCCCACGGGCCGATACCCCCCACCTACCtacccaccccgccccctccggCCGATACCCCCCACTTACCTAGccatcccgccccgccccccacaggccaattccccccacctatgtacccccccatccatccccccacggGCCGATACCCCCCACCTACctacccaccccgcccccccaggccgATACCCCCCACTTACCTAGccatcccgccccgccccccacaggccAATTCCCCCCACCTATGTACCCcctcatccatccccccacaggccaattccccccacctacctacccaccccgccccctccggCCGATACCCCCCACTTACCTAGCcatcccgccccaccccccacaggccAATTCCCCCCACTTACCTAGCcatcccaccccgccccccacaggccAATTCCCCCCACTTACCTAGccatcccgccccgccccccacaggccAATTCCCCCCACCTATGTACCCCCCCATCCATCTTCCCACAGGCCGATACCCCCCCACCTACctacccaccccagccccccaggccGATACCCCCCACTTACCTAGccatcccgccccgccccccacaggccAGTTCCCCCCACCTATGTACCCCCTCATCCATCCCCCCACGGGCCGATACCCCCCCACCTACCTAcccaccccgtcccccccagGCCGATACCCCCCACTTACCTAGCCATCCCGCCCCCCACAGGCCAATTCCCCCCACCTATGTACCCCCTCATCCATCCCCCCACGGGCCGATACCCGCCCACCTACCTAcccaccccgtcccccccagGCCGATACCCCCCACTTACCTAGCCATCCCACCCCCCACAGGCCAATTCCCCCCACCTATgtacccccccatccatccccccccgGCCGATACCCCCCACTTACCTAGccatcccgccccgccccccacaggccAGTTCCCCCCACCTATgtacccccccatccatccccccacggGCCGATACCCCCCCACCTACCTACCCACCCCGTCCACCCAGGCCGATACCCCCCACTTACctacccaccccgcccccccaggccgATACCCCCCACTTACCTAGCCATCCCGCCCCCCACAGGCCAATTCCCCCCACCTATGTACCCCCTCATCCATCCCCCCACGGGCCGATACCCGCCCACCTACCTAcccaccccgtcccccccagGCCGATACCCCCCACTTACCTAGCCATCCCACCCCCCACAGGCCAATTCCCCCCACCTATgtacccccccatccatccccccccgGCCGATACCCCCCACTTACCTAGccatcccgccccgccccccacaggccAGTTCCCCCCACCTATgtacccccccatccatccccccatggGCCGATACCCCCCCACCTACCTAcccaccccgtccccccaggCCGATACCCCCCACTTACctacccaccccgcccccccaggccgATACCCTCCACTTACCTAGccatcccgccccgccccccacaggccAATTCCCCCCACCTATGTACCCCCTCATCCATCCCCCCACGGGCCGATACCCCCCACCTACctacccaccccgcccccccaggccgATACCCCCCACTTACCTAGccatcccgccccgccccccacaggccAATTCCCCCCACCTATGTACCCcctcatccatccccccacaggccaattccccccacctacctacccaccccgccccctccggCCGATACCCCCCACTTACCTAGCcatcccgccccaccccccacaggccAATTCCCCCCACTTACCTAGCcatcccaccccgccccccacaggccAATTCCCCCCACTTACCTAGccatcccgccccgccccccacaggccaattccccccacctatgtacccccccatccatcctcccacAGGCCGATACCCCCCCACCTACctacccaccccagccccccaggccGATACCCCCCACTTACCTAGccatcccgccccgccccccacaggccAGTTCCCCCTACCTATGTACCCCCTCATCCATCCCCCCACGGGCCGATACCCCCCCACCTACCTAcccaccccgtcccccccagGCCGATACCCCCCACTTACCTAGCCATCCCACCCCCCACAGGCCAATTCCCGCCACCTATGTACCCCCTCATCCATCCCCCCACGGGCCGATACCCGCCCACCTACCTAcccaccccgtcccccccagGCCGATACCCCCCACTTACCTAGCCATCCCACCCCCCACAGGCCAATTCCCCCCACCTATGTACCCCCTCATCCATCCTCCCACGGGCCGATACCCCCCCACCTACctacccaccccgcccccccaggccgATACCCCCCACTTACCTAGccatcccgccccgccccccacaggccAATTCCCCCCCTATGTACCCCCTCATCCATCCTCCCACGGGCCGATACCCCCCCACCTACctacccaccccatccccccaggccGATACCCCCCACTTACCTAGccatcctgccccgcccccgccagcCGATACCCCCCAAACCTACCCATCTACctacccaccccgcccccacctcttcccctcctgccACAGGCCaataccccccaccctgtcccccgcctctccccccacAAGCTAatacccccaccccttgccctaCAGACCAAtactccccaccctgcccccaccctcatcccctcctccccccatagacCCACCTCATCACCATCCCACACAGACCAATACCCCCATTTACCCATCCCCCACAGACCTACCCACCTCATCCACCCAACCCACACAGATCCAGCCCACCCCCGCACATACCAATACTCCCCACAGACCCACCCCACACATACctacccacccatccacccaacctCCACACATACCAATACCCCAGAGacccacccttcccccaccctacctacccctccccccacagacctactccaccccatcccacctaCTCATCCACCTACCCTCATTCCGCATAGACCTACCCCACCCACCTACATACTCATCCTACCCCCACACATACCAGTACCCCCATGGATCCACCCTACCCCCACACATACCTACCCAATATGCCATTGCCAAACTGCTTCTCCCAACCCAATCCCACACATACCTATTTAGTGCCCCACTGCCAACCCCTTTCCCCAGAagttctcaaagttttgtactggtgacccctttcacatagcaaacctctgagtgtgaccccaccCCCCATAACTTTCAACACTTTCAAAATATGTaacaacattataaatgctggaggcaaagcaggatttggggtggaggctgacagctcgtgaccccccatgtaataacctcacgaccccctgaggggttctgacccccagtttgagaacccctgccttaccCTAATCTCCCACACACATCTAATAACCCAACTCCCAAACCTCCACTCCCCAGGCCCTCAACTTTCCCTAAACTCTTTCTCCCATATATATCCACTTCTCCACATCCAAATCTTATTCACTGAACACACTCCACCACACATACTTACCCAATAAACTCACTTCCCAATATCCCCTTCCCTAATGCCCAATCTGCCATATATATCTAATACCATCCAATATTCCTACTCCCTTTACCCCATTTCCCTAATGCGCCCCACATATAACCAGACCCTCAAACCCCATTCTCCTAACTCCAGCTCCATATTTACTCAATACACCTACCCATTACATTCCCTTCCCCTAAGCCCCACCCACTTACATAACCAATATCCCTTTCACTAAATTTTTACCTCCATACATAATCAATGCCCCCACTCTCCCACTCCATACAAACCCAATTCTCTCACACTCATACATACTGAAGTCCCCATCCCTCATGCAAACCCACAACTCCCATGCCCTCTTTCTCTACCACTACACAACATACAGTACATACTCACTCTCTTCACCCAAGCATCTTCCATCCCCATACATACCCAATTCTTATCCTCTATATACATCCACTTTCCCATaccacatgtacacacacatactgcCCTACTTCCATATTCCCTTCCTcatacatgtgcacaccactCATACTCACTGAACCCCATTTCCATACCCCCCTCACCTACATGTAACATCTGAGGACTGATTTAATGCTAACAGCTCCATGGGGAGAAAATGACAGCCAAGGATTACAGCAGCATCAGGGCATTCTGTCCATGCTCCCTTTCCTCTGACCATGTCTTCtatgccagtggctctcaacctttccagactactgcacccctttcaggagtctgatttgtcttgtgaaccccaagtttcacctcacttaaaaactacttgcttaccaaatcagacataaaaatacaaaagtttcaCAGCACCCTACTACATTTCCGTGTGATACTTGAGCCTATTTTTCACTTGTGAACCTCATCTGAAGCCAGAGCACCAGATGGCAGGGCTGAAGTCTGAGccccgctgcctggggctgaagcctgagccctgctgccttagactgaagcatgtaacttagctttgtgggggcccctgtggtgtgAAGCCCCAgacagttgccctgcttgccatgccctaatgctggccctgcacgTTCAACCCCCCTAAAACCAACtcttgacacacacaccctggggtTGAAACCCCGAAGTTGAGAAAACctaatctagatgagttgagtaccccctggaagacctctgtgtatccccaggggtatgcatacccctggttgagaaccactgctctatgccaGCAGCCAGATGGGCAACACAGAAGCCACTATACTGAGTCTTTGTCACTAGAACATCCCTCTTGTTATGCCTGTTTGGCCAGAATCCATCAACCGTGTGACATAAAGCAACTGCACTTCAGGATCTAGCTCTTTAAGTCTAAAATTTTCCTTCCATTTAAATGCTATCCATTCCCTTGGCTAAATGCAATGCATTCAGCACCATATAAGTCTGTGATCTTTTGgcgctttttaaaaaacagtcacGATAAGAAGCACAGagcatgtttgtttttttgtaaatgttaaataatttttAGTGTTTATGTACAGGATTGACAGCCACATAGAATTAAGTCCTCTGATACAACACAGACATGATCACTGAAGCTTCCCTACACCGCCCCACCAATGGCTCCAAACTTGTTCTGGAGAGGCTAGAAGGTAGTTCAGTCTCTCTGTCCATTGAATCTTTAGCCTCTAGGGCTGATTGCTCTAACctagtggttttcaatctgtgatCCACGTACCTCTAAAGGTCCGCAGACtatgtttaagatttccaaaggggtgtgCAGTGCACCTCCATTGGAAAtgttttaggggtctgcaaatgaataAAGGTTGAAAGCCAGTGCTCTAACCAGGGTATCACTTAGTGCCAGGTTTAGTGGTACTTTTATGATATGGACATTGGCCTACTAGGAAAGTTGGGTGATAACCACCAACTCATATGCCGAACACCACTTAAAAGTCATCAGATGGTTAAAAAGTGTTTTCAAAAAGAGCATAAGAATGGACATTTATATAGGAGCCAGTATCTTCAGCTATAATACTGGTGTAATGGTATCTTATGGTGCTTGTCCTGTTTATGAAGTAGTAAGCATATCTTGTACTGAATAAGTTCCAAGGCCTAATAATGTATTAGCTCAGAATGTGCCTATTACAAAAGTTAATAGGTACTACAGTTATTCTACTAAAACATTTCATTacatcaacagagggtcctgtggcacctttaagactaacagaagtattgggagcataagctttcgtgggtaagaacctcacttcttcagatgcaagtaatggaaatttccagaggcaggtataaatcagtatggagataacgaggttagttcaatcagggaggatgaggtgctctgctagcagttgaggtgtgaacaccaagggaggagaaactgcttctgtagttggatagccattcacagtctttgtttaatcctgatctgatggtgtcaaatttgcaaatgaactggagctcagcagtttctctttggagtctggtcctgaagtttttttgctgtaagatggctacctttacatctgttaTTGTGTGGCctgggaggctgaagtgttctcctacaggtttttgtatattgccattcctgatatctgacttgtgtccatttatcctcttgcgtagtgactgtccagtttggccaatgtacatagcagaggggcattgctggcatatgatggcatatataacattggtggacgtgcaggtgaatgagccggtgatgttgtagctgatctggttagatcctgtgttgctggtgtagatatgtgggcagagttggcatcgaggtttgttgcatgggttggttcctgagttagagttgttatggtgcggtgtgtggttgctggtgagaatatgcttaaggttggcaggttgtctgtgggcgaggactggcctgcctcccaaggtctgtgaaagtgagggatcattgtccaggatgggttgtagatcactgatgatgcattggagaggtttaagctgaggactgtaggtgatggccagtggagttctgttggtttctttttcgggcctgtcttgtagcaggaggcttctgggtacacgtctggctctgttgatttgtttctttatttccttgtgtgggtatcatagttttgagaatgcttggtgaagatcttgtaggtgttggtctctgtctgaggggttggagcagatgcgattgtacctcagtgcttggctgtagacgatggatcgtgtggtgtgaccagggtggaagctggaggcatgaaggtaggcatagcggtcggtgggttttcggtatagggtggtgttaatgtggccatcacttatttgtacggtggtgtctaggaagtggacctcccgtgtagattggtccaggctgagcaAAAATACAAAGAAGAAACGGGCTATGAAATGGCTAAAAGGTAAAttgtttgtaaaaaaaatatatatataccttTTGGGCCTTTCTTTTCTCCCATCACCTAAAGCTACTTGTCCTTCTAATTGTAATCTGCCCCTTGCACACACACTCGCACACACCAGTAGGACTCTTGTTTCTAGAATAACTAGTATATTTTATTAACATTGTGTTTCAAAATTGCGTTGTCCCAATATTAACAAACAATGAAAACTCAAATGTTTTATGTATTAATATGATGCTTATTCTGGGGACAGGATCTTAGCTGACTTTTAGGGAGGGAAAGGTGGACTCAGGGAGTGGCAAAGAACGGTCTCCATattggtctccatattggaagagaaggttaaagaacTAGAGATCCAAGTATCAACCCTgagttgcatcagagaaaatgaagattttctggACAGAAGTCAGAGTTTGGTACTGCAGatacagcatgctgaagaatctgAGAGGCAGTGCACaatggggaagaaaattggcagcatgtgacctccagaagaagaaagaggagaaaccTTGTATCCCtaatgcagatagaggtaagaaaccgttttcaggctctctgcacaggtactatggagaagaatggtttggaagagtcagctgagggaagggatcaggagACCCAATCGACCAGAAGatatgggatgcattgtcctagggatgggggtttcatgaccaccactcccaagaggaggagatgggtggtggttgttggggACTGCCTCCTAAAGGGgacagagtcatccatctgccgtcCAGACTGGGAaactcgagaagtgtgctgcttgcctggagctagaattcag
Coding sequences within it:
- the C1H11orf87 gene encoding uncharacterized protein C11orf87 homolog, coding for MSAKLSKELRLSLPPCLLNRTSASSNASSTCIAQVGQLFQSFSSTLVLIVLVTLIFCLILLSLTTFHVHKRKMKKRKMQRAQEEYERDHCSSSSPEAGIQGETPPGRTPRLGSSTQDSGIQRPSPPEPRSAHPARSCLDTASAGLLQTVVLS